Proteins from one Megalopta genalis isolate 19385.01 chromosome 1, iyMegGena1_principal, whole genome shotgun sequence genomic window:
- the ValRS-m gene encoding valyl-tRNA synthetase, mitochondrial isoform X2, which yields MNVLRFNSCLRNKSYYKPCCSRFSTQFLSDFPTTFNPKIFKHDWYNTWEKNQYFTVKSTEDNAFRMLLPPPNITGTLHLGHALTVTIQDILARWYRMKGHPTLWIPGLDHAGIATQMMIEKHLCKTKSILKSEIGKEQFLSVVWDWKGQKESGIKNQLKALGASLDWSKEYFTMSKDHNSAVIESFVRLNDHNLIYRKKDLVNWCPSLCSTISDIEVEHTFITGKTALQVPGYSKRVTFGEIAYIAYPVKDSKDEIVVATTRPESLFGDVAIAVHPNDERYTKYIGQTVWHSLRETYIPVIADQSVERDFGTGAVKVTPAHDRTDYTIATNHRLNIIQVFDEHGMITDAGKQYKGTPRFIAKEKVLNELSNKGLLRRVCDHKMDIPRCSRSQDIVEYVLKEQWFVRCEGMARKAMNAVEKGHLNIVPTIHEQLWYDWLGNIRDWCISRQLWWGHRIPAYYVTVGDRTEWIIARTENDARLIARNTYGPDVKLHQDQDVLDTWFSSAILPFAVLGWPKQTEDLKNHYPLTLMETGHDILFFWVARMVMLGLELTDRLPFNEVLLHGILCDAYGKKMSKTLGNIILPENIINGATVKDLKEQIEENYNSGTLSKKEFDRMLSGNKKMFPNGIPECGADALRMTLCSHNVKNKKINFDMMECQANKHFCNKIWQASKYIILVTSEKQCQKPKCLTIIDRWILSQLSRTVQAANDAFLQRDFHTAIASLRSFLYYQFCDFYLEATKWGFKTENSNVMLSHTYSLRTCLEVSLRLISPIIPFFADELYTRLSDKFPEFLSVPSLMEAPYPMPEQFHTWKNDILDKRIQEVKDMILEIRSITANISKKSNPEVHILTCDSEDFQFYNEIIHFIKGGSKIFNIYVSLKSDHTEDKNGVYHRLSSHCVLFITAQDPSVLEKITQDIDKKMSQKKASLKS from the exons ATGAATGTACTGCGATTCAACAGTTGTCTACGTAACAAATCTTATTACAAGCCCTGTTGTAGCAGATTTTCCACTCAATTCTTATCAG ATTTTCCAACAACTTTCAACCCTAAAATCTTTAAACATGACTGGTATAATACCTGGGAAAAGAATCAATACTTCACCGTCAAGTCCACTGAAGATAATGCATTCAGAATGTTGTTACCTCCTCCGAATATAACTGGAACATTGCATTTGGGACATGCGTTGACTGTTACAATTCAAGATATACTGGCAAGATG GTACAGAATGAAAGGTCATCCTACTTTGTGGATACCAGGTTTAGATCATGCTGGTATAGCAACGCAAATGATGATAGAAAAGCATCTTTGCAAAACAAAAAGTATCCTAAAGTCAGAGATAGGGAAAGAACAATTTCTTTCGGTTGTATGGGATTGGAAAGGTCAAAAAGAAAGTGGAATAAAGAATCAGTTAAAAGCTTTGGGAGCCAGTTTAGATTGGTCTAAAGAATATTTTACAATGAGCAAG GATCATAACAGTGCTGTGATCGAATCATTTGTAAGATTAAACGatcataatttaatatataggAAAAAAGATTTGGTTAACTGGTGTCCTAGTTTATGTAGCACAATATCCGATATCGAAGTGGAGCATACGTTTATTACTGGGAAAACAGCTCTTCAAGTTCCAGGATACAGTAAGAGGGTAACATTCGGTGAAATCGCTTATATAGCTTATCCAGTTAAAGATTCAA AAGATGAAATAGTTGTGGCAACAACCAGACCCGAATCTCTTTTCGGCGATGTAGCTATCGCTGTTCATCCAAACGACGAAAGGTATACGAAATATATTGGCCAAACAGTTTGGCATTCCTTAAGAGAAACCTATATACCCGTTATCGCTGATCAATCAGTCGAGAGAGATTTCGGCACTG GAGCAGTAAAAGTAACACCGGCACACGATCGTACAGACTACACAATTGCTACAAATCATCGATTAAACATCATCCAAGTTTTCGATGAACATGGGATGATAACGGATGCAGGAAAACAATACAAG GGTACTCCAAGATTCATTGCCAAAGAAAAAGTTTTAAACGAATTATCGAACAAAGGCCTCCTGAGACGTGTTTGCGATCATAAAATGGACATACCAAGGTGCTCGCGTTCTCAAGATATTGTAGAATACGTACTAAAGGAACAGTGGTTTGTCAGATGCGAGGGCATGGCACGAAAAGCAATGAATGCAGTGGAAAAAGGTCATTTAAACATTGTACCTACGATACACGAACAATTGTGGTACGACTGGCTTGGAAATATTAG AGACTGGTGCATATCGAGACAATTATGGTGGGGTCATCGTATTCCCGCTTATTACGTTACAGTTGGAGATCGTACCGAATGGATAATTGCTCGAACTGAAAATGATGCGCGGCTAATTGCTCGAAATACGTATGGACCTGACGTGAAATTACATCAAGACCAGGATGTATTGGACACATGGTTTTCTTCCGCGATTCTTCCTTTTGCTGTATTAGGATGGCCAAAACAG ACAGAGGATCTTAAGAATCACTATCCGTTAACATTGATGGAAACCGGAcatgatattttatttttctggGTTGCGCGAATGGTAATGCTAGGATTGGAATTAACCGATCGTCTACCTTTCAAC GAAGTACTTTTACATGGTATTTTATGCGATGCCTACGGGAAAAAAATGTCCAAAACACTTGGAAATATCATTTTGccagaaaatattattaacggTGCTACGGTTAAA GATCTTAAAGAACAAATCGAAGAAAACTATAATTCAGGCACTCTTAGCAAAAAGGAATTTGACCGTATGCTATCTGGAAATAAAAAGATGTTTCCCAACGGAATACCAGAATGTGGTGCGGATGCACTACGTATGACGTTATGCAGCCACAATGTTAAAA ATAAAAAGATCAATTTCGATATGATGGAATGTCAAGCAAATAAACacttttgtaataaaatttggCAAGCAAGCAAATATATCATACTCGTAACAAGCGAAAAACAATGTCAGAAACCGAAATGCTTAACAATTATCGATCGTTGGATTTTAAGCCAGTTATCCAGAACAGTTCAGGCTGCTAACGATGCCTTCCTACAACGAGATTTTCATACAGCTATCGCATCATTAAGGTCGTTCTTATACTATCAATTTTGCGACTTTTATTTG GAGGCTACAAAATGGGGATTcaaaaccgaaaattcaaatGTTATGTTGAGTCATACCTACAGTTTGAGAACTTGCTTGGAAGTTTCGTTACGACTAATTTCTCCAATCATTCCATTCTTCGCCGATGAATTGTATACTAGGTTGTCAGATAAATTTCCAGAATTTTTATCAGTTCCATCGTTAATGGAAGCACCATATCCAATGCCGGAACAG TTTCATACATGGAAGAACGACATACTCGATAAAAGAATACAGGAGGTTAAAGATATGATTTTAGAAATTAGGTCTATAACAGCTAATATTAGTAAAAAATCAAACCCAGAAG TTCACATTCTAACTTGTGATTCTGAAGATTTTCAATTTTACAACGAGATTATACACTTTATTAAAGGAGGAAGCAAAATCTTCAATATTTATGTGTCTTTGAAAAGTGATCACACAGAAGATAAGAATGGTGTATATCATCGCTTAAGTTCCCATTGCGTATTGTTTATTACTGCACAG GATCCCTCGGTTCTGGAGAAAATTACACAAGATATAGATAAAAAAATGTCACAGAAGAAGGCCAGCTTAAAATCTTAA
- the ValRS-m gene encoding valyl-tRNA synthetase, mitochondrial isoform X5: protein MLLPPPNITGTLHLGHALTVTIQDILARWYRMKGHPTLWIPGLDHAGIATQMMIEKHLCKTKSILKSEIGKEQFLSVVWDWKGQKESGIKNQLKALGASLDWSKEYFTMSKDHNSAVIESFVRLNDHNLIYRKKDLVNWCPSLCSTISDIEVEHTFITGKTALQVPGYSKRVTFGEIAYIAYPVKDSKDEIVVATTRPESLFGDVAIAVHPNDERYTKYIGQTVWHSLRETYIPVIADQSVERDFGTGAVKVTPAHDRTDYTIATNHRLNIIQVFDEHGMITDAGKQYKGTPRFIAKEKVLNELSNKGLLRRVCDHKMDIPRCSRSQDIVEYVLKEQWFVRCEGMARKAMNAVEKGHLNIVPTIHEQLWYDWLGNIRDWCISRQLWWGHRIPAYYVTVGDRTEWIIARTENDARLIARNTYGPDVKLHQDQDVLDTWFSSAILPFAVLGWPKQTEDLKNHYPLTLMETGHDILFFWVARMVMLGLELTDRLPFNEVLLHGILCDAYGKKMSKTLGNIILPENIINGATVKDLKEQIEENYNSGTLSKKEFDRMLSGNKKMFPNGIPECGADALRMTLCSHNVKNKKINFDMMECQANKHFCNKIWQASKYIILVTSEKQCQKPKCLTIIDRWILSQLSRTVQAANDAFLQRDFHTAIASLRSFLYYQFCDFYLEATKWGFKTENSNVMLSHTYSLRTCLEVSLRLISPIIPFFADELYTRLSDKFPEFLSVPSLMEAPYPMPEQFHTWKNDILDKRIQEVKDMILEIRSITANISKKSNPEVHILTCDSEDFQFYNEIIHFIKGGSKIFNIYVSLKSDHTEDKNGVYHRLSSHCVLFITAQDPSVLEKITQDIDKKMSQKKASLKS, encoded by the exons ATGTTGTTACCTCCTCCGAATATAACTGGAACATTGCATTTGGGACATGCGTTGACTGTTACAATTCAAGATATACTGGCAAGATG GTACAGAATGAAAGGTCATCCTACTTTGTGGATACCAGGTTTAGATCATGCTGGTATAGCAACGCAAATGATGATAGAAAAGCATCTTTGCAAAACAAAAAGTATCCTAAAGTCAGAGATAGGGAAAGAACAATTTCTTTCGGTTGTATGGGATTGGAAAGGTCAAAAAGAAAGTGGAATAAAGAATCAGTTAAAAGCTTTGGGAGCCAGTTTAGATTGGTCTAAAGAATATTTTACAATGAGCAAG GATCATAACAGTGCTGTGATCGAATCATTTGTAAGATTAAACGatcataatttaatatataggAAAAAAGATTTGGTTAACTGGTGTCCTAGTTTATGTAGCACAATATCCGATATCGAAGTGGAGCATACGTTTATTACTGGGAAAACAGCTCTTCAAGTTCCAGGATACAGTAAGAGGGTAACATTCGGTGAAATCGCTTATATAGCTTATCCAGTTAAAGATTCAA AAGATGAAATAGTTGTGGCAACAACCAGACCCGAATCTCTTTTCGGCGATGTAGCTATCGCTGTTCATCCAAACGACGAAAGGTATACGAAATATATTGGCCAAACAGTTTGGCATTCCTTAAGAGAAACCTATATACCCGTTATCGCTGATCAATCAGTCGAGAGAGATTTCGGCACTG GAGCAGTAAAAGTAACACCGGCACACGATCGTACAGACTACACAATTGCTACAAATCATCGATTAAACATCATCCAAGTTTTCGATGAACATGGGATGATAACGGATGCAGGAAAACAATACAAG GGTACTCCAAGATTCATTGCCAAAGAAAAAGTTTTAAACGAATTATCGAACAAAGGCCTCCTGAGACGTGTTTGCGATCATAAAATGGACATACCAAGGTGCTCGCGTTCTCAAGATATTGTAGAATACGTACTAAAGGAACAGTGGTTTGTCAGATGCGAGGGCATGGCACGAAAAGCAATGAATGCAGTGGAAAAAGGTCATTTAAACATTGTACCTACGATACACGAACAATTGTGGTACGACTGGCTTGGAAATATTAG AGACTGGTGCATATCGAGACAATTATGGTGGGGTCATCGTATTCCCGCTTATTACGTTACAGTTGGAGATCGTACCGAATGGATAATTGCTCGAACTGAAAATGATGCGCGGCTAATTGCTCGAAATACGTATGGACCTGACGTGAAATTACATCAAGACCAGGATGTATTGGACACATGGTTTTCTTCCGCGATTCTTCCTTTTGCTGTATTAGGATGGCCAAAACAG ACAGAGGATCTTAAGAATCACTATCCGTTAACATTGATGGAAACCGGAcatgatattttatttttctggGTTGCGCGAATGGTAATGCTAGGATTGGAATTAACCGATCGTCTACCTTTCAAC GAAGTACTTTTACATGGTATTTTATGCGATGCCTACGGGAAAAAAATGTCCAAAACACTTGGAAATATCATTTTGccagaaaatattattaacggTGCTACGGTTAAA GATCTTAAAGAACAAATCGAAGAAAACTATAATTCAGGCACTCTTAGCAAAAAGGAATTTGACCGTATGCTATCTGGAAATAAAAAGATGTTTCCCAACGGAATACCAGAATGTGGTGCGGATGCACTACGTATGACGTTATGCAGCCACAATGTTAAAA ATAAAAAGATCAATTTCGATATGATGGAATGTCAAGCAAATAAACacttttgtaataaaatttggCAAGCAAGCAAATATATCATACTCGTAACAAGCGAAAAACAATGTCAGAAACCGAAATGCTTAACAATTATCGATCGTTGGATTTTAAGCCAGTTATCCAGAACAGTTCAGGCTGCTAACGATGCCTTCCTACAACGAGATTTTCATACAGCTATCGCATCATTAAGGTCGTTCTTATACTATCAATTTTGCGACTTTTATTTG GAGGCTACAAAATGGGGATTcaaaaccgaaaattcaaatGTTATGTTGAGTCATACCTACAGTTTGAGAACTTGCTTGGAAGTTTCGTTACGACTAATTTCTCCAATCATTCCATTCTTCGCCGATGAATTGTATACTAGGTTGTCAGATAAATTTCCAGAATTTTTATCAGTTCCATCGTTAATGGAAGCACCATATCCAATGCCGGAACAG TTTCATACATGGAAGAACGACATACTCGATAAAAGAATACAGGAGGTTAAAGATATGATTTTAGAAATTAGGTCTATAACAGCTAATATTAGTAAAAAATCAAACCCAGAAG TTCACATTCTAACTTGTGATTCTGAAGATTTTCAATTTTACAACGAGATTATACACTTTATTAAAGGAGGAAGCAAAATCTTCAATATTTATGTGTCTTTGAAAAGTGATCACACAGAAGATAAGAATGGTGTATATCATCGCTTAAGTTCCCATTGCGTATTGTTTATTACTGCACAG GATCCCTCGGTTCTGGAGAAAATTACACAAGATATAGATAAAAAAATGTCACAGAAGAAGGCCAGCTTAAAATCTTAA